The genome window CAGGAACTGCGAAAACTCGTACACCCAAGGCCGGAGCGCCGCCGCTTTGGCGGCAAGTTTCGGATCGCCGGCGAAGAGGTCGGCGTAAAATATTTTGACCATCGCGGCGCACGACCCCGACGGAACGACGACCGGCACTCCCGGGTCGCATGCGCCGAGGAAGCGGCGTCCAAGCTCGGCGGCCTGCTCGCGCATCCCCTCGTTGAACGCGGCCTGTCCGCAGCAGAAGGCGCGGCGGATCGGGCGCACCTTGAGCTTGAGTTCGCCCAGGACGCGCGCCGCCGCGCCGACCGCCGACGGGTAGAATTCTTCGGCGAGACAGGTGCCGAACAGCCGTACCTCAGTCATTGCCCTGCCATACGGCTGCGACGTGAAGCTCGCGCGGTCCGTGCACGCCGAGCACGATGCGCTTTTCGATATCGGCGGTGCGGCTTGGACCGGTGACCAGGGCCAGGCGATGGCTCGCGATGGCTTCGGCGCCGATTGCGGCGATCGCGGCGGCGAGGTCGGTCAAGATTCGCTCGATACTGACAAGGATCACGTTGACCGGCGGCACCAGGGTGAGCGAGGAGGGGCGCTCGGGCGTCGCGAGCATCGCGAGCGTGCCGGTCGCGGCGATCGCGTAATCGGCCTCGACCAGCGCGAAATCGCATTGCGCGAGCGTTTGCCGCAACACCGCGCGCGCCGCGTCGTCGGCCACGGGAGCGGTGCGAAAAACCTCAATTCCGGCGCGCTCGAGCGCGTCGACGATCGGCGCGGGGTCGATGAAAATGCCGGCGCCGACGGCCACGCTACGCGCGTTGAGCGCCGTCGCGACTTCGAGCACGCACGCGATCGTCTCCTTGGGCGTGGGCGTGCCGAGAAAATGGCCGCCCACCGCCTGCAGTTCGCGCGCGAACTGCGAGGCGAGCTCGACCCGGCGCGCCGCCTGAGCCGTCGGTACGGCCTCGGCCGAGGCTGCCTCGCCGTTGTGCGCCGGCGCTGCTACCTGGTGCTCCAGCGCCTCGCGCACGTTCGCGATGAGTTTGTGGAACTCGGCCACGCTACGCCTTTGCCGCGTCGTTCGCGGCCTCGATCTTCGCGCGGGCCTTACGCCGACGGCGGAAACGCGGCGCCGGGAAATCGCGCACGTGGGTCCAGTTGCTGAACGGCGGCGGCATCCATCGCACGTAACCGCTCCGCGCAAACGGCCACATCAAAAGCGCCGCCATCCGCCCGAGTACGCGCGTCCTGAACGGATGCCTGGCCATCCGGGAAAACGTCCTCACCCCGTCGCGCGCGCGCTCCGCCGCGCGCGGCCACTCGGGCGCCGGCAGCGCGCCGTCTCCGCCCTTGTCCGTGGCTGTTTCCTTCCATCGCAGATGGAGCAGGATGCGCGGGATGTCGATCTTCACCGGACATATCTCGCGGCATGCTCCGCAGAGCGTCGAGGCGAACGGCAGCGCGGCGGTCGCGCCACCGAACAGGCTCGGGCTCAGGATCGAGCCGATCGGTCCCGGATAAGTCGAGCCGTAGGCGTGGCCGCCGACGCGCCGGTAGATCGGGCAGACGTTGAGGCATGCGCCGCAACGCAGACAGTAAAGCGCTTCGCGCAGCACCGGATCGGCGAGCATCGCGCTGCGGCCGTTGTCGAGCATCACCACGTGCACTTCGCGCGGACCGTCGGCCTCGCCGGCGCGCCGCGGCCCGCTGATGAAATTCGTATAGGTGGTCAGCTTCTGCCCGGTCGCCGTACGCGCGAGCACCTCGAGGAAGTGGCTCAAGTCGGCCATCGCGGGGATGACCTTCTCGATGCCCATCACGGCGACGAAAATTTCGGGCAGCGTGCTCGACATCCGCCCGTTGCCCTCGTTTTCGACCAGCACCAGGGTGCCGGTTTCGGCGATCGCGAAATTGGCGCCGGTCACGCCCATCTCGGCGGCGAGGAAGACCTCGCGCAGGCGCTCGCGCGCGACCGCCGTCAACGCGGTCGGCTCAGAGGTGTAGGGGATATGCAGCTTATCGTTGAAGAGCAGCCCGATGTCTTCCTTGGAGAGATGGATCGCGGGCGTGATGATGTGCGAGGGGCGCTCGCCGCGCAGTTGCACGATGTATTCGCCGAGGTCGGTTTCGACCACCTCGCATCCGGCTTCCGCCAGCGCCGGGTTGAGCGCGATCTCCTCGGTCGCCATCGACTTGCCTTTGACCACGCGGCGCGCGCCGCGCTCGCGGGCGAGGCCGACGATATACTTTCGCGCCTCGGCCGCGTCGGCGGCAACGAACACGTTGCATCCGTTGGCCTCGAGCCGCTCCTTGAGCCGGACCAGCAGCTCGTCGAGCCGCGCGATCGATTCCTCTTTTATCCGGCGCGAGGCGTCGCGCTCGGCCTCGTAGGCGGGGAACTCGGCGCGCGTAGCGGCGACGTGGTCGAGATGGCGTCCGGTCGCGTTCTCGAGCTTGCGCCGCAACTGCGTGTCGGCGACCGCGGCCTCGGCCGCGGCAAAGAAATCTTGTGGCGCGCTTTCGTGCGGCATTGACGGCGCCCCGCGTCAGTTGATCCGCGCGACCTGGCGGGTGAGGCGCACTATGGCCTCGCGCGCCGCGTCGGCCGCGGGATGGTCGGCGTACTGCGTGAGAAAACGCTGGAAATCGTCGAGCGCGGCGCCGAAGCATTCCAGCCGTTCGTAGAGCGCGGCGCGCTCCAGGATTTCGTCGGCCGCGCGCGGCTCCAAAATCAGGATCCGGTCGAGCGCGGCGAGCGAACGCGGCCAATCGGCGCCGCTCGCGTAGATATTTTTCAAATTGCGCAGCATGCGCGCCAGGATGTGCCGTCCGCCGACGGCCTTGAGCATCGCCGGCTGCAATTCCACCGGCTGGCCGTAGATCTGCTTC of Candidatus Binataceae bacterium contains these proteins:
- a CDS encoding lactate utilization protein is translated as MAEFHKLIANVREALEHQVAAPAHNGEAASAEAVPTAQAARRVELASQFARELQAVGGHFLGTPTPKETIACVLEVATALNARSVAVGAGIFIDPAPIVDALERAGIEVFRTAPVADDAARAVLRQTLAQCDFALVEADYAIAATGTLAMLATPERPSSLTLVPPVNVILVSIERILTDLAAAIAAIGAEAIASHRLALVTGPSRTADIEKRIVLGVHGPRELHVAAVWQGND
- a CDS encoding LutB/LldF family L-lactate oxidation iron-sulfur protein, giving the protein MPHESAPQDFFAAAEAAVADTQLRRKLENATGRHLDHVAATRAEFPAYEAERDASRRIKEESIARLDELLVRLKERLEANGCNVFVAADAAEARKYIVGLARERGARRVVKGKSMATEEIALNPALAEAGCEVVETDLGEYIVQLRGERPSHIITPAIHLSKEDIGLLFNDKLHIPYTSEPTALTAVARERLREVFLAAEMGVTGANFAIAETGTLVLVENEGNGRMSSTLPEIFVAVMGIEKVIPAMADLSHFLEVLARTATGQKLTTYTNFISGPRRAGEADGPREVHVVMLDNGRSAMLADPVLREALYCLRCGACLNVCPIYRRVGGHAYGSTYPGPIGSILSPSLFGGATAALPFASTLCGACREICPVKIDIPRILLHLRWKETATDKGGDGALPAPEWPRAAERARDGVRTFSRMARHPFRTRVLGRMAALLMWPFARSGYVRWMPPPFSNWTHVRDFPAPRFRRRRKARAKIEAANDAAKA